One Phalacrocorax aristotelis chromosome 12, bGulAri2.1, whole genome shotgun sequence DNA window includes the following coding sequences:
- the TBC1D12 gene encoding TBC1 domain family member 12 isoform X2: MVGPDDAGGAGSAAVLPAGRQEEATAAAEEEDEEEEDGERDGSRGLSRRSGGPGPERLLQRYLAALGPAAAAGGKRCPEKPANGAAYAVGPRGRMTNGDVGFLLPPPPEEPPPPRAEPGEEEEEEEEEAKLQNGGFLLCPAGGGPAGTALEEPLRSCRLRGEAERRGGTAGSPPPPLGPGDAAGSQAQAAPGARTSRGLAEPLGFTDVNLNSRNTYEVSRRRSAPEHLPHGGAATAAPVPPQEPAERARRAGIAAAGSSFAEFFTRNFFTKRTKELKPAVQSAPGWKLFGKVPPRENFPKDSKIIQQEYEARTGRMYKPPPPSARRKNIEFEPLSTTALILEDRPANLPAKSVEEALRHRQEYDEMVAEAKKREIKEAHKRKKIMRERFKQEENIASAMVIWVNEILPNWEGMRATRRVRDLWWQGLPPSVRGKVWSLAVGNELNITPELYEIFLSRAKERWKSFSETSSENDIEDAGASVADREASLELIKLDISRTFPSLYIFQKGGPYHDLLHSVLGAYTCYRPDVGYVQGMSFIAAVLILNLEEADAFIAFANLLNKPCQLAFFRVDHSMMLKYFAAFEVFFEENLPKLFLHFKSYSLTPDIYLIDWIFTLYSKSLPLDLACRVWDVFCRDGEEFLFRTGLGILRLYEDILLQMDFIHIAQFLTKLPEDITSEKLFSCIAAIQMQNSNKKWAQVFASLMKDNKEGDKNHSPALKS; this comes from the exons ATGGTGGGGCCGGATGATGCCGGAGGTGCGGGCAGCGCTGCCGTGCTTCCCGcgggaaggcaggaggaggcgacggcggcggcggaggaggaaGACGAAGAGGAGGAGGACGGGGAACGGGATGGGAGCCGGGGCTTGAGCCGAAGGagcggcgggccggggccggagcGGCTGCTGCAGCGGTACCTGGCGGCGCTtggccccgccgcggcggcgggtgGGAAGCGGTGCCCGGAGAAGCCCGCCAACGGGGCCGCCTACGCCGTGGGCCCCCGCGGGAGGATGACCAACGGGGACGTCGGCTTCTTGCTGCCGCCGCCACCGGAGGAACCGCCGCCCCCTCGGGCCgagccgggggaggaggaggaggaggaggaggaagaagcgaAACTGCAGAACGGGGGCTTTCTCCTGTgcccggcgggcggcggccccgcgggaACCGCCTTGGAAGAGCCGCTGAGGAGCTGCCGGCTGCGGGGCGAGGCGGAGCGGCGCGGGGGGACGgccggcagccccccgccgcccctcggCCCCGGGGACGCCGCCGGCAGCCAGGCGCAGGCCGCCCCCGGTGCGCGGACCTCCCGGGGCCTGGCGGAGCCCCTCGGCTTCACGGACGTGAACCTGAACTCCCGCAACACCTACGAGGTGAGCCGCCGCCGCAGCGCCCCGGAGCACTTGCCCCACGGGGGGGCGGCCACCGCCGCCCCGGTGCCGCCGCAGGAGCCGGCGGAGAGGGCCCGGCGTGCGGGCATCGCCGCCGCcggcagcagctttgcagagttCTTCACCAG aaactttttCACTAAAAGGACGAAGGAACTCAAACCTGCTGTCCAAAGTGCTCCTGGCTGGAAGTTATTTGGAAAAGTCCCACCCAGGGAAAACTTTCCAAAAGATTCCAAAATTATTCAGCAG GAATATGAAGCACGGACAGGAAGAATGTATAAACCTCCACCCCCATCAGCAAGACGTAAAAATATTGAATTTGAACCACTTTCAACTACTGCTTTGATTCTGGAGGATCGACCAGC aaatcttCCTGCCAAATCAGTGGAGGAGGCTTTACGTCACCGACAAGAATATGACGAGATGGTGGCAGAGGCAAAGAAACGAG aaattaaagaagcacacaaaaggaaaaaaataatgagagagcGTTTCAAGCAAGAAGAGAATATCGCTAGTGCTATGGTGATTTGGGTCAATGAAATACTACCGAACTGGGAAGGCAT GCGTGCCACCCGAAGAGTTCGAGACCTGTGGTGGCAGGGATTACCCCCAAGTGTACGTGGGAAGGTTTGGAGTCTAGCTGTGGGAAATGAATTAAATATCACTCCTG aaCTTTATGAAATCTTCTTATCAAGAGCTAAGGAACGATGGAAAAGCTTCAGTGAGACAAGTTCTGAGAATGACATAGAAG ATGCGGGTGCATCTGTTGCGGATCGTGAGGCCAGCCTGGAGCTAATTAAGTTGGATATATCACGCACATTTCCATCCCTGTATATTTTCCAGAAG GGTGGTCCTTATCATGATCTCCTGCACAGTGTTTTAGGAGCATATACATGTTACAGACCAGATGTGGGATAT GTACAAGGGATGTCCTTCATTGCTGCTGTGCTCATTCTCAATCTGGAAGAGGCAGATGCTTTCATTGCCTTTGCTAACCTTCTAAACAAGCCATGCCAGCTGGCCTTTTTCCGTGTGGATCACAGCATG ATGCTGAAGTACTTTGCAGCCTTTGAAGTGttctttgaagaaaatcttcccaaactgtttcttcatttcaaaTCATACAGTCTTACTCCAGACATATATTTGATAGACTG GATTTTTACACTCTACAGCAAGTCATTACCACTTGATCTGGCCTGTCGTGTCTGGGATGTTTTCTGTAGAGATGGAGAAGAATTTTTGTTTCGGACAGGGTTAGGAATCCTTCGGTTATATGAAGATATTCTCCTACAGATGGACTTTATTCATATAGCACAGTTTCTAACAAAACTTCCAGAAGACATTAcatcagaaaagctttttagtTGTATTGCAGCTATTCAGATGCAGAATAGTAACAAAAAATGGGCACAG GTGTTTGCCTCACTGATGAAGGACAACAAAGAAGGGGACAAGAACCATAGCCCAGCACTGAAAAGCTAA
- the TBC1D12 gene encoding TBC1 domain family member 12 isoform X4 — MVGPDDAGGAGSAAVLPAGRQEEATAAAEEEDEEEEDGERDGSRGLSRRSGGPGPERLLQRYLAALGPAAAAGGKRCPEKPANGAAYAVGPRGRMTNGDVGFLLPPPPEEPPPPRAEPGEEEEEEEEEAKLQNGGFLLCPAGGGPAGTALEEPLRSCRLRGEAERRGGTAGSPPPPLGPGDAAGSQAQAAPGARTSRGLAEPLGFTDVNLNSRNTYEVSRRRSAPEHLPHGGAATAAPVPPQEPAERARRAGIAAAGSSFAEFFTRNFFTKRTKELKPAVQSAPGWKLFGKVPPRENFPKDSKIIQQEYEARTGRMYKPPPPSARRKNIEFEPLSTTALILEDRPANLPAKSVEEALRHRQEYDEMVAEAKKREIKEAHKRKKIMRERFKQEENIASAMVIWVNEILPNWEGMRATRRVRDLWWQGLPPSVRGKVWSLAVGNELNITPELYEIFLSRAKERWKSFSETSSENDIEDAGASVADREASLELIKLDISRTFPSLYIFQKGGPYHDLLHSVLGAYTCYRPDVGYMLKYFAAFEVFFEENLPKLFLHFKSYSLTPDIYLIDWIFTLYSKSLPLDLACRVWDVFCRDGEEFLFRTGLGILRLYEDILLQMDFIHIAQFLTKLPEDITSEKLFSCIAAIQMQNSNKKWAQVFASLMKDNKEGDKNHSPALKS, encoded by the exons ATGGTGGGGCCGGATGATGCCGGAGGTGCGGGCAGCGCTGCCGTGCTTCCCGcgggaaggcaggaggaggcgacggcggcggcggaggaggaaGACGAAGAGGAGGAGGACGGGGAACGGGATGGGAGCCGGGGCTTGAGCCGAAGGagcggcgggccggggccggagcGGCTGCTGCAGCGGTACCTGGCGGCGCTtggccccgccgcggcggcgggtgGGAAGCGGTGCCCGGAGAAGCCCGCCAACGGGGCCGCCTACGCCGTGGGCCCCCGCGGGAGGATGACCAACGGGGACGTCGGCTTCTTGCTGCCGCCGCCACCGGAGGAACCGCCGCCCCCTCGGGCCgagccgggggaggaggaggaggaggaggaggaagaagcgaAACTGCAGAACGGGGGCTTTCTCCTGTgcccggcgggcggcggccccgcgggaACCGCCTTGGAAGAGCCGCTGAGGAGCTGCCGGCTGCGGGGCGAGGCGGAGCGGCGCGGGGGGACGgccggcagccccccgccgcccctcggCCCCGGGGACGCCGCCGGCAGCCAGGCGCAGGCCGCCCCCGGTGCGCGGACCTCCCGGGGCCTGGCGGAGCCCCTCGGCTTCACGGACGTGAACCTGAACTCCCGCAACACCTACGAGGTGAGCCGCCGCCGCAGCGCCCCGGAGCACTTGCCCCACGGGGGGGCGGCCACCGCCGCCCCGGTGCCGCCGCAGGAGCCGGCGGAGAGGGCCCGGCGTGCGGGCATCGCCGCCGCcggcagcagctttgcagagttCTTCACCAG aaactttttCACTAAAAGGACGAAGGAACTCAAACCTGCTGTCCAAAGTGCTCCTGGCTGGAAGTTATTTGGAAAAGTCCCACCCAGGGAAAACTTTCCAAAAGATTCCAAAATTATTCAGCAG GAATATGAAGCACGGACAGGAAGAATGTATAAACCTCCACCCCCATCAGCAAGACGTAAAAATATTGAATTTGAACCACTTTCAACTACTGCTTTGATTCTGGAGGATCGACCAGC aaatcttCCTGCCAAATCAGTGGAGGAGGCTTTACGTCACCGACAAGAATATGACGAGATGGTGGCAGAGGCAAAGAAACGAG aaattaaagaagcacacaaaaggaaaaaaataatgagagagcGTTTCAAGCAAGAAGAGAATATCGCTAGTGCTATGGTGATTTGGGTCAATGAAATACTACCGAACTGGGAAGGCAT GCGTGCCACCCGAAGAGTTCGAGACCTGTGGTGGCAGGGATTACCCCCAAGTGTACGTGGGAAGGTTTGGAGTCTAGCTGTGGGAAATGAATTAAATATCACTCCTG aaCTTTATGAAATCTTCTTATCAAGAGCTAAGGAACGATGGAAAAGCTTCAGTGAGACAAGTTCTGAGAATGACATAGAAG ATGCGGGTGCATCTGTTGCGGATCGTGAGGCCAGCCTGGAGCTAATTAAGTTGGATATATCACGCACATTTCCATCCCTGTATATTTTCCAGAAG GGTGGTCCTTATCATGATCTCCTGCACAGTGTTTTAGGAGCATATACATGTTACAGACCAGATGTGGGATAT ATGCTGAAGTACTTTGCAGCCTTTGAAGTGttctttgaagaaaatcttcccaaactgtttcttcatttcaaaTCATACAGTCTTACTCCAGACATATATTTGATAGACTG GATTTTTACACTCTACAGCAAGTCATTACCACTTGATCTGGCCTGTCGTGTCTGGGATGTTTTCTGTAGAGATGGAGAAGAATTTTTGTTTCGGACAGGGTTAGGAATCCTTCGGTTATATGAAGATATTCTCCTACAGATGGACTTTATTCATATAGCACAGTTTCTAACAAAACTTCCAGAAGACATTAcatcagaaaagctttttagtTGTATTGCAGCTATTCAGATGCAGAATAGTAACAAAAAATGGGCACAG GTGTTTGCCTCACTGATGAAGGACAACAAAGAAGGGGACAAGAACCATAGCCCAGCACTGAAAAGCTAA
- the TBC1D12 gene encoding TBC1 domain family member 12 isoform X1 codes for MVGPDDAGGAGSAAVLPAGRQEEATAAAEEEDEEEEDGERDGSRGLSRRSGGPGPERLLQRYLAALGPAAAAGGKRCPEKPANGAAYAVGPRGRMTNGDVGFLLPPPPEEPPPPRAEPGEEEEEEEEEAKLQNGGFLLCPAGGGPAGTALEEPLRSCRLRGEAERRGGTAGSPPPPLGPGDAAGSQAQAAPGARTSRGLAEPLGFTDVNLNSRNTYEVSRRRSAPEHLPHGGAATAAPVPPQEPAERARRAGIAAAGSSFAEFFTRNFFTKRTKELKPAVQSAPGWKLFGKVPPRENFPKDSKIIQQDDSSGSLASLSALSLLNAGEYEARTGRMYKPPPPSARRKNIEFEPLSTTALILEDRPANLPAKSVEEALRHRQEYDEMVAEAKKREIKEAHKRKKIMRERFKQEENIASAMVIWVNEILPNWEGMRATRRVRDLWWQGLPPSVRGKVWSLAVGNELNITPELYEIFLSRAKERWKSFSETSSENDIEDAGASVADREASLELIKLDISRTFPSLYIFQKGGPYHDLLHSVLGAYTCYRPDVGYVQGMSFIAAVLILNLEEADAFIAFANLLNKPCQLAFFRVDHSMMLKYFAAFEVFFEENLPKLFLHFKSYSLTPDIYLIDWIFTLYSKSLPLDLACRVWDVFCRDGEEFLFRTGLGILRLYEDILLQMDFIHIAQFLTKLPEDITSEKLFSCIAAIQMQNSNKKWAQVFASLMKDNKEGDKNHSPALKS; via the exons ATGGTGGGGCCGGATGATGCCGGAGGTGCGGGCAGCGCTGCCGTGCTTCCCGcgggaaggcaggaggaggcgacggcggcggcggaggaggaaGACGAAGAGGAGGAGGACGGGGAACGGGATGGGAGCCGGGGCTTGAGCCGAAGGagcggcgggccggggccggagcGGCTGCTGCAGCGGTACCTGGCGGCGCTtggccccgccgcggcggcgggtgGGAAGCGGTGCCCGGAGAAGCCCGCCAACGGGGCCGCCTACGCCGTGGGCCCCCGCGGGAGGATGACCAACGGGGACGTCGGCTTCTTGCTGCCGCCGCCACCGGAGGAACCGCCGCCCCCTCGGGCCgagccgggggaggaggaggaggaggaggaggaagaagcgaAACTGCAGAACGGGGGCTTTCTCCTGTgcccggcgggcggcggccccgcgggaACCGCCTTGGAAGAGCCGCTGAGGAGCTGCCGGCTGCGGGGCGAGGCGGAGCGGCGCGGGGGGACGgccggcagccccccgccgcccctcggCCCCGGGGACGCCGCCGGCAGCCAGGCGCAGGCCGCCCCCGGTGCGCGGACCTCCCGGGGCCTGGCGGAGCCCCTCGGCTTCACGGACGTGAACCTGAACTCCCGCAACACCTACGAGGTGAGCCGCCGCCGCAGCGCCCCGGAGCACTTGCCCCACGGGGGGGCGGCCACCGCCGCCCCGGTGCCGCCGCAGGAGCCGGCGGAGAGGGCCCGGCGTGCGGGCATCGCCGCCGCcggcagcagctttgcagagttCTTCACCAG aaactttttCACTAAAAGGACGAAGGAACTCAAACCTGCTGTCCAAAGTGCTCCTGGCTGGAAGTTATTTGGAAAAGTCCCACCCAGGGAAAACTTTCCAAAAGATTCCAAAATTATTCAGCAG GATGACAGTTCTGGCAGTCTTGCGTCACTATCTGCTCTCAGTCTATTAAACGCAGGG GAATATGAAGCACGGACAGGAAGAATGTATAAACCTCCACCCCCATCAGCAAGACGTAAAAATATTGAATTTGAACCACTTTCAACTACTGCTTTGATTCTGGAGGATCGACCAGC aaatcttCCTGCCAAATCAGTGGAGGAGGCTTTACGTCACCGACAAGAATATGACGAGATGGTGGCAGAGGCAAAGAAACGAG aaattaaagaagcacacaaaaggaaaaaaataatgagagagcGTTTCAAGCAAGAAGAGAATATCGCTAGTGCTATGGTGATTTGGGTCAATGAAATACTACCGAACTGGGAAGGCAT GCGTGCCACCCGAAGAGTTCGAGACCTGTGGTGGCAGGGATTACCCCCAAGTGTACGTGGGAAGGTTTGGAGTCTAGCTGTGGGAAATGAATTAAATATCACTCCTG aaCTTTATGAAATCTTCTTATCAAGAGCTAAGGAACGATGGAAAAGCTTCAGTGAGACAAGTTCTGAGAATGACATAGAAG ATGCGGGTGCATCTGTTGCGGATCGTGAGGCCAGCCTGGAGCTAATTAAGTTGGATATATCACGCACATTTCCATCCCTGTATATTTTCCAGAAG GGTGGTCCTTATCATGATCTCCTGCACAGTGTTTTAGGAGCATATACATGTTACAGACCAGATGTGGGATAT GTACAAGGGATGTCCTTCATTGCTGCTGTGCTCATTCTCAATCTGGAAGAGGCAGATGCTTTCATTGCCTTTGCTAACCTTCTAAACAAGCCATGCCAGCTGGCCTTTTTCCGTGTGGATCACAGCATG ATGCTGAAGTACTTTGCAGCCTTTGAAGTGttctttgaagaaaatcttcccaaactgtttcttcatttcaaaTCATACAGTCTTACTCCAGACATATATTTGATAGACTG GATTTTTACACTCTACAGCAAGTCATTACCACTTGATCTGGCCTGTCGTGTCTGGGATGTTTTCTGTAGAGATGGAGAAGAATTTTTGTTTCGGACAGGGTTAGGAATCCTTCGGTTATATGAAGATATTCTCCTACAGATGGACTTTATTCATATAGCACAGTTTCTAACAAAACTTCCAGAAGACATTAcatcagaaaagctttttagtTGTATTGCAGCTATTCAGATGCAGAATAGTAACAAAAAATGGGCACAG GTGTTTGCCTCACTGATGAAGGACAACAAAGAAGGGGACAAGAACCATAGCCCAGCACTGAAAAGCTAA
- the TBC1D12 gene encoding TBC1 domain family member 12 isoform X3: MVGPDDAGGAGSAAVLPAGRQEEATAAAEEEDEEEEDGERDGSRGLSRRSGGPGPERLLQRYLAALGPAAAAGGKRCPEKPANGAAYAVGPRGRMTNGDVGFLLPPPPEEPPPPRAEPGEEEEEEEEEAKLQNGGFLLCPAGGGPAGTALEEPLRSCRLRGEAERRGGTAGSPPPPLGPGDAAGSQAQAAPGARTSRGLAEPLGFTDVNLNSRNTYEVSRRRSAPEHLPHGGAATAAPVPPQEPAERARRAGIAAAGSSFAEFFTRNFFTKRTKELKPAVQSAPGWKLFGKVPPRENFPKDSKIIQQDDSSGSLASLSALSLLNAGEYEARTGRMYKPPPPSARRKNIEFEPLSTTALILEDRPANLPAKSVEEALRHRQEYDEMVAEAKKREIKEAHKRKKIMRERFKQEENIASAMVIWVNEILPNWEGMRATRRVRDLWWQGLPPSVRGKVWSLAVGNELNITPELYEIFLSRAKERWKSFSETSSENDIEDAGASVADREASLELIKLDISRTFPSLYIFQKGGPYHDLLHSVLGAYTCYRPDVGYMLKYFAAFEVFFEENLPKLFLHFKSYSLTPDIYLIDWIFTLYSKSLPLDLACRVWDVFCRDGEEFLFRTGLGILRLYEDILLQMDFIHIAQFLTKLPEDITSEKLFSCIAAIQMQNSNKKWAQVFASLMKDNKEGDKNHSPALKS, encoded by the exons ATGGTGGGGCCGGATGATGCCGGAGGTGCGGGCAGCGCTGCCGTGCTTCCCGcgggaaggcaggaggaggcgacggcggcggcggaggaggaaGACGAAGAGGAGGAGGACGGGGAACGGGATGGGAGCCGGGGCTTGAGCCGAAGGagcggcgggccggggccggagcGGCTGCTGCAGCGGTACCTGGCGGCGCTtggccccgccgcggcggcgggtgGGAAGCGGTGCCCGGAGAAGCCCGCCAACGGGGCCGCCTACGCCGTGGGCCCCCGCGGGAGGATGACCAACGGGGACGTCGGCTTCTTGCTGCCGCCGCCACCGGAGGAACCGCCGCCCCCTCGGGCCgagccgggggaggaggaggaggaggaggaggaagaagcgaAACTGCAGAACGGGGGCTTTCTCCTGTgcccggcgggcggcggccccgcgggaACCGCCTTGGAAGAGCCGCTGAGGAGCTGCCGGCTGCGGGGCGAGGCGGAGCGGCGCGGGGGGACGgccggcagccccccgccgcccctcggCCCCGGGGACGCCGCCGGCAGCCAGGCGCAGGCCGCCCCCGGTGCGCGGACCTCCCGGGGCCTGGCGGAGCCCCTCGGCTTCACGGACGTGAACCTGAACTCCCGCAACACCTACGAGGTGAGCCGCCGCCGCAGCGCCCCGGAGCACTTGCCCCACGGGGGGGCGGCCACCGCCGCCCCGGTGCCGCCGCAGGAGCCGGCGGAGAGGGCCCGGCGTGCGGGCATCGCCGCCGCcggcagcagctttgcagagttCTTCACCAG aaactttttCACTAAAAGGACGAAGGAACTCAAACCTGCTGTCCAAAGTGCTCCTGGCTGGAAGTTATTTGGAAAAGTCCCACCCAGGGAAAACTTTCCAAAAGATTCCAAAATTATTCAGCAG GATGACAGTTCTGGCAGTCTTGCGTCACTATCTGCTCTCAGTCTATTAAACGCAGGG GAATATGAAGCACGGACAGGAAGAATGTATAAACCTCCACCCCCATCAGCAAGACGTAAAAATATTGAATTTGAACCACTTTCAACTACTGCTTTGATTCTGGAGGATCGACCAGC aaatcttCCTGCCAAATCAGTGGAGGAGGCTTTACGTCACCGACAAGAATATGACGAGATGGTGGCAGAGGCAAAGAAACGAG aaattaaagaagcacacaaaaggaaaaaaataatgagagagcGTTTCAAGCAAGAAGAGAATATCGCTAGTGCTATGGTGATTTGGGTCAATGAAATACTACCGAACTGGGAAGGCAT GCGTGCCACCCGAAGAGTTCGAGACCTGTGGTGGCAGGGATTACCCCCAAGTGTACGTGGGAAGGTTTGGAGTCTAGCTGTGGGAAATGAATTAAATATCACTCCTG aaCTTTATGAAATCTTCTTATCAAGAGCTAAGGAACGATGGAAAAGCTTCAGTGAGACAAGTTCTGAGAATGACATAGAAG ATGCGGGTGCATCTGTTGCGGATCGTGAGGCCAGCCTGGAGCTAATTAAGTTGGATATATCACGCACATTTCCATCCCTGTATATTTTCCAGAAG GGTGGTCCTTATCATGATCTCCTGCACAGTGTTTTAGGAGCATATACATGTTACAGACCAGATGTGGGATAT ATGCTGAAGTACTTTGCAGCCTTTGAAGTGttctttgaagaaaatcttcccaaactgtttcttcatttcaaaTCATACAGTCTTACTCCAGACATATATTTGATAGACTG GATTTTTACACTCTACAGCAAGTCATTACCACTTGATCTGGCCTGTCGTGTCTGGGATGTTTTCTGTAGAGATGGAGAAGAATTTTTGTTTCGGACAGGGTTAGGAATCCTTCGGTTATATGAAGATATTCTCCTACAGATGGACTTTATTCATATAGCACAGTTTCTAACAAAACTTCCAGAAGACATTAcatcagaaaagctttttagtTGTATTGCAGCTATTCAGATGCAGAATAGTAACAAAAAATGGGCACAG GTGTTTGCCTCACTGATGAAGGACAACAAAGAAGGGGACAAGAACCATAGCCCAGCACTGAAAAGCTAA
- the TBC1D12 gene encoding TBC1 domain family member 12 isoform X5 — protein sequence MEGFSGQGFPREWYFPPYQRNFFTKRTKELKPAVQSAPGWKLFGKVPPRENFPKDSKIIQQDDSSGSLASLSALSLLNAGEYEARTGRMYKPPPPSARRKNIEFEPLSTTALILEDRPANLPAKSVEEALRHRQEYDEMVAEAKKREIKEAHKRKKIMRERFKQEENIASAMVIWVNEILPNWEGMRATRRVRDLWWQGLPPSVRGKVWSLAVGNELNITPELYEIFLSRAKERWKSFSETSSENDIEDAGASVADREASLELIKLDISRTFPSLYIFQKGGPYHDLLHSVLGAYTCYRPDVGYVQGMSFIAAVLILNLEEADAFIAFANLLNKPCQLAFFRVDHSMMLKYFAAFEVFFEENLPKLFLHFKSYSLTPDIYLIDWIFTLYSKSLPLDLACRVWDVFCRDGEEFLFRTGLGILRLYEDILLQMDFIHIAQFLTKLPEDITSEKLFSCIAAIQMQNSNKKWAQVFASLMKDNKEGDKNHSPALKS from the exons aaactttttCACTAAAAGGACGAAGGAACTCAAACCTGCTGTCCAAAGTGCTCCTGGCTGGAAGTTATTTGGAAAAGTCCCACCCAGGGAAAACTTTCCAAAAGATTCCAAAATTATTCAGCAG GATGACAGTTCTGGCAGTCTTGCGTCACTATCTGCTCTCAGTCTATTAAACGCAGGG GAATATGAAGCACGGACAGGAAGAATGTATAAACCTCCACCCCCATCAGCAAGACGTAAAAATATTGAATTTGAACCACTTTCAACTACTGCTTTGATTCTGGAGGATCGACCAGC aaatcttCCTGCCAAATCAGTGGAGGAGGCTTTACGTCACCGACAAGAATATGACGAGATGGTGGCAGAGGCAAAGAAACGAG aaattaaagaagcacacaaaaggaaaaaaataatgagagagcGTTTCAAGCAAGAAGAGAATATCGCTAGTGCTATGGTGATTTGGGTCAATGAAATACTACCGAACTGGGAAGGCAT GCGTGCCACCCGAAGAGTTCGAGACCTGTGGTGGCAGGGATTACCCCCAAGTGTACGTGGGAAGGTTTGGAGTCTAGCTGTGGGAAATGAATTAAATATCACTCCTG aaCTTTATGAAATCTTCTTATCAAGAGCTAAGGAACGATGGAAAAGCTTCAGTGAGACAAGTTCTGAGAATGACATAGAAG ATGCGGGTGCATCTGTTGCGGATCGTGAGGCCAGCCTGGAGCTAATTAAGTTGGATATATCACGCACATTTCCATCCCTGTATATTTTCCAGAAG GGTGGTCCTTATCATGATCTCCTGCACAGTGTTTTAGGAGCATATACATGTTACAGACCAGATGTGGGATAT GTACAAGGGATGTCCTTCATTGCTGCTGTGCTCATTCTCAATCTGGAAGAGGCAGATGCTTTCATTGCCTTTGCTAACCTTCTAAACAAGCCATGCCAGCTGGCCTTTTTCCGTGTGGATCACAGCATG ATGCTGAAGTACTTTGCAGCCTTTGAAGTGttctttgaagaaaatcttcccaaactgtttcttcatttcaaaTCATACAGTCTTACTCCAGACATATATTTGATAGACTG GATTTTTACACTCTACAGCAAGTCATTACCACTTGATCTGGCCTGTCGTGTCTGGGATGTTTTCTGTAGAGATGGAGAAGAATTTTTGTTTCGGACAGGGTTAGGAATCCTTCGGTTATATGAAGATATTCTCCTACAGATGGACTTTATTCATATAGCACAGTTTCTAACAAAACTTCCAGAAGACATTAcatcagaaaagctttttagtTGTATTGCAGCTATTCAGATGCAGAATAGTAACAAAAAATGGGCACAG GTGTTTGCCTCACTGATGAAGGACAACAAAGAAGGGGACAAGAACCATAGCCCAGCACTGAAAAGCTAA